One genomic segment of Rhinopithecus roxellana isolate Shanxi Qingling chromosome 6, ASM756505v1, whole genome shotgun sequence includes these proteins:
- the LOC115898143 gene encoding collagen alpha-2(XI) chain-like: MEQPGAVGADWEPGSQGHQGHFGARVWGAKVNKGTRGFTDLQDPQGPLTGVGDLGPPGEKETKENKTWRIPGFCEGEMKFLTSISLLLEPGETGSPGIQGEPGVRVLVFLETLASRKKVVHDQDSVKGDYGKDGEPRQPGQLGIVMTLTKSHLGHRKIPNEETLPSPELIHKLEYIGPAQVQWLKPAILPLPASEDQGKRIS; the protein is encoded by the exons ATGGAACAGCCTGGAGCAGTG ggAGCAGATTGGGAGCCCGGATCTCAGGGACACCAGGGACACTTTGGAGCGAGAGTGTGGGGAGCCAAAGTCAATAAAGGAACAAGAGGATTCACGGACCTACAG gATCCACAGGGTCCCCTGACAGGTGTTGGGGACCTGGGTCCTCCTGGAGAGAAG GAGACAAAAGAGAATAAAACGTGGAGAATACCAGGATTTTGTGAGGGGGAAATGAAGTTTTTGACCTCAATCTCTTTGCTACTGGAGCCAGGAGAGACAGGATCTCCAGGAATCCAGGGTGAGCCAGGTGTCAG GGTCTTGGTTTTCCTGGAGACCCTGGCCTCCCGGAAGAAGGTAGTTCAT GATCAGGACAGTGTTAAGGGTGACTACGGCAAGGATGGTGAGCCAAGACAGCCT GGTCAGCTAGGGATAGTCATGACTCTAACCAAGAGTCATTTAGGACACAGGAAGATACCGAATGAGGAAACTCTCCCCAGTCCTGAACTCATCCACAAATTAGAATACATAGGTccagcccaggtgcagtggctgaagcctgcAATCCTCCCGCTTCCTGCTTCGGaagaccaaggcaagaggatctcttaa